A window of Thermococcus aggregans contains these coding sequences:
- a CDS encoding NAD(P)/FAD-dependent oxidoreductase gives MRTVIIGNGPGGVELANQLSGEHEVTIIERENVPHYSKPMLSRYIAGFVEKEKLFPYSLDWYENKGIVLNLGIKAKVIDRARKRLITSDDEIPYDVLIIATGARPREPTFEGKEFVQTLRTLQDAERIKEQIEKYGDALILGGGFIGLELAGNLAKAGHRVRLVHRGSNLLGLDEELTRVIIEKLECDGVEFYLNANALKADENGVFTDRGYVEGEVKVCALGVIPNNEIAVKSGIHTGRGILIDDHFRTSAENVYAIGDCAEYNGIIGGTAKAAMEHARVLANNLRGKEDRYDFEFCSTVFKFGDFPIALIGKTKGKGEWLDEKTRVFLEGEKVVGVVVIGDVRKAMMLERKIKAEVRINEL, from the coding sequence ATGAGAACTGTTATAATTGGAAACGGGCCTGGAGGAGTAGAATTAGCCAATCAGCTTTCCGGGGAACACGAGGTAACGATAATTGAGCGTGAGAACGTTCCTCATTACAGCAAACCAATGTTGAGCCGTTACATAGCAGGATTTGTTGAGAAGGAAAAGCTCTTTCCATACTCTCTCGACTGGTACGAAAATAAGGGAATAGTCCTGAATCTAGGAATAAAAGCTAAGGTGATAGATAGGGCCAGAAAAAGGCTGATAACAAGCGATGACGAGATTCCTTACGATGTCTTAATCATAGCTACCGGAGCTAGGCCAAGGGAACCTACCTTTGAGGGCAAGGAGTTCGTACAAACTCTCAGAACCCTCCAAGATGCTGAAAGAATCAAGGAGCAAATAGAAAAATATGGAGATGCCTTAATACTCGGCGGTGGATTTATAGGACTTGAGCTTGCGGGAAATCTTGCGAAAGCAGGCCATAGAGTGAGGCTTGTTCACAGAGGGAGCAATCTCCTTGGGCTTGATGAGGAGCTGACAAGGGTTATAATAGAAAAGCTCGAATGCGATGGAGTGGAATTTTATCTCAACGCAAATGCTCTTAAAGCAGATGAAAACGGAGTTTTTACAGATAGGGGATACGTAGAAGGCGAAGTCAAGGTATGTGCTCTTGGAGTTATTCCCAACAATGAAATAGCAGTTAAAAGTGGCATTCACACTGGAAGGGGTATACTGATCGATGACCATTTTAGGACTTCGGCTGAAAACGTGTATGCTATTGGAGACTGTGCCGAATATAATGGGATAATTGGAGGTACTGCAAAAGCTGCTATGGAACATGCAAGGGTTCTTGCCAATAATCTAAGGGGCAAAGAGGACAGGTACGATTTTGAATTCTGCTCTACGGTTTTCAAATTTGGTGACTTTCCAATTGCGCTAATAGGGAAAACAAAAGGTAAAGGAGAATGGCTCGATGAGAAAACAAGAGTTTTCCTCGAAGGAGAGAAAGTCGTTGGGGTTGTTGTTATTGGAGACGTAAGAAAGGCAATGATGCTGGAGAGAAAGATAAAAGCTGAGGTTAGGATAAATGAGCTGTAG
- a CDS encoding rubrerythrin family protein, producing MVVERKMTKKFLEDAYAGESQAHMKYMIFAEVAEKEGFPNIAKLFRAIAFAELIHAKNHYRALGNVKDTPNNLQAAIDGETFEVEEMYSAYKAVAELQGEKEAIRSIHYALEAEKIHAELYKKAKELAEQKKDMEIKKVYICPVCGYTAVDEAPEKCPVCGVPREKFVVFE from the coding sequence ATGGTAGTCGAAAGGAAAATGACGAAAAAGTTTCTTGAAGATGCATACGCAGGAGAAAGCCAAGCACATATGAAATATATGATTTTTGCAGAAGTTGCTGAAAAAGAAGGATTCCCGAATATTGCGAAGCTTTTTAGGGCTATAGCCTTTGCCGAGCTTATTCACGCGAAAAACCACTATCGGGCTTTGGGCAATGTTAAAGATACCCCAAACAACCTTCAAGCGGCGATAGACGGTGAGACGTTTGAAGTAGAAGAAATGTATTCTGCTTACAAAGCTGTTGCTGAGCTTCAAGGTGAGAAGGAGGCAATTAGGAGCATTCATTATGCCTTAGAGGCTGAAAAGATTCATGCAGAGCTCTACAAAAAGGCAAAGGAGCTTGCGGAACAGAAAAAGGATATGGAAATAAAAAAGGTTTACATCTGCCCAGTTTGTGGCTACACAGCAGTTGATGAAGCCCCAGAGAAATGTCCAGTTTGTGGTGTTCCAAGAGAAAAGTTCGTGGTGTTTGAGTAA
- the rd gene encoding rubredoxin, whose amino-acid sequence MAKWKCTVCGYIYDEEAGDPDNGIEPGTKFKELPDDWVCPLCGASKDMFEKIKD is encoded by the coding sequence ATGGCGAAGTGGAAGTGTACAGTTTGTGGATACATCTACGATGAAGAAGCTGGAGACCCAGATAACGGAATAGAGCCCGGAACAAAGTTTAAGGAGCTCCCGGATGATTGGGTATGCCCGCTCTGTGGAGCATCAAAAGACATGTTTGAGAAGATAAAGGATTGA
- a CDS encoding class II SORL domain-containing protein: protein MISGTIKSGDWKGEKHVPVIECEKEGDLVKVEVSVGKEVPHPNTPEHHIAWLELYFHPEGENFPILVGRVEFANHTDPLTEPRAVFFFKTAKKGKLYALSYCNIHGLWENEVELE, encoded by the coding sequence ATGATTAGCGGAACTATAAAAAGCGGGGACTGGAAGGGAGAAAAGCACGTCCCCGTTATAGAGTGCGAGAAGGAGGGTGACCTCGTTAAAGTCGAGGTCAGCGTCGGCAAGGAGGTACCACACCCGAACACTCCGGAGCACCATATAGCGTGGCTTGAGCTCTACTTCCACCCTGAGGGGGAAAACTTCCCAATTCTTGTTGGTAGAGTGGAGTTCGCCAACCACACCGACCCGCTCACTGAGCCAAGAGCTGTCTTCTTCTTCAAGACCGCTAAGAAGGGCAAACTCTATGCCTTGAGCTACTGCAACATTCATGGCCTCTGGGAGAACGAGGTAGAGCTTGAGTAA
- the rbcL gene encoding type III ribulose-bisphosphate carboxylase yields MTEKFDKIYDYYVDKSYEPNKKRDIIAVFRITPAEGYTIEQAAGGVAAESSTGTWTTLYLWYEEERWADLSAKAYDFHDMGDGSWIVKIAYPFHAFEEANLPGLLASIAGNVFGMKRVKGLRLEDLYFPEKLIREFNGPAFGIEGVRKMLEIKDRPIYGVVPKPKVGYSPEEFEKLAYELLTAGADYIKDDENMTSPWYNRFEERAEIMAKIIDKVENETGEKKTWFANITADIREMETRLEILADLGLKHAMVDVVVTGWGALEYIRDLAADYGLAIHGHRAMHAAFTRNKYHGISMFVLAKLYRLIGIDQLHVGTAGAGKLEGGKWDVIQNARILREKHYKPDENDVFHLEQKFYHITPAFPVSSGGLHPGNIQPVIEALGTDIVLQLGGGTLGHPDGPAAGAKAVRQAIDAIMQGISLDEYAKTHRELARALEKWGHITPV; encoded by the coding sequence ATGACTGAAAAGTTTGACAAAATATATGACTACTATGTGGATAAGAGCTACGAGCCTAACAAAAAGAGAGACATAATAGCTGTTTTTAGGATTACTCCTGCTGAGGGATACACAATTGAGCAAGCGGCAGGGGGAGTTGCCGCGGAGAGCTCAACTGGAACCTGGACAACTCTTTATCTATGGTATGAAGAGGAAAGGTGGGCCGACCTCTCAGCTAAAGCCTACGATTTCCACGACATGGGTGACGGTAGCTGGATAGTAAAGATAGCTTACCCGTTCCATGCCTTTGAGGAGGCCAATTTACCGGGACTTCTTGCTAGCATAGCCGGAAACGTCTTCGGAATGAAGCGCGTCAAGGGACTTAGGCTTGAAGACCTTTACTTCCCTGAGAAGCTCATTAGAGAGTTCAATGGCCCTGCTTTTGGTATAGAAGGAGTAAGGAAGATGCTTGAAATCAAAGACAGGCCAATCTATGGTGTTGTTCCTAAGCCCAAGGTTGGCTACTCTCCAGAGGAGTTTGAGAAGCTTGCTTATGAGCTCCTTACCGCTGGAGCAGATTACATAAAAGACGACGAAAACATGACGAGCCCGTGGTACAACCGCTTCGAAGAGAGAGCCGAGATAATGGCAAAAATAATTGACAAGGTCGAGAACGAGACTGGCGAGAAGAAGACATGGTTTGCCAACATAACTGCAGACATAAGGGAAATGGAAACGAGGCTCGAAATATTGGCAGATCTTGGACTAAAACATGCAATGGTTGACGTCGTTGTAACCGGCTGGGGTGCTTTGGAGTATATAAGGGACTTGGCCGCAGATTATGGCCTCGCTATCCATGGACACAGGGCAATGCACGCTGCTTTCACAAGAAACAAGTACCACGGCATCTCAATGTTTGTTTTGGCAAAGCTCTACAGGCTTATAGGTATCGACCAGCTCCACGTTGGAACAGCTGGTGCAGGAAAGCTTGAGGGAGGAAAGTGGGATGTCATCCAAAACGCAAGAATCTTGAGGGAGAAGCACTACAAGCCAGATGAAAACGACGTCTTCCACCTTGAGCAGAAGTTCTATCACATAACTCCAGCCTTCCCAGTTAGCTCGGGTGGATTGCACCCTGGCAATATCCAGCCAGTCATAGAGGCTCTTGGAACCGATATAGTCCTCCAGCTTGGTGGTGGAACTCTTGGACACCCAGATGGGCCAGCTGCAGGTGCAAAAGCTGTGAGGCAGGCAATAGATGCAATAATGCAGGGAATCTCACTAGACGAGTATGCAAAGACTCACAGGGAGCTTGCGAGAGCCTTAGAGAAGTGGGGACACATTACACCTGTTTGA
- a CDS encoding ZIP family metal transporter, with translation MLENFITSISDYLLVLSKGNIMMVAFYAGFFVALMTTLGSLLAVFSNKMPYWGVDFSLSFAAGVMIVASFASLILPGIEYSGRFLSVGIGILLGVALIYAIDKFVPHEHLVRGYEGPEELRDKLRVVWLIVLAVIIHNLPEGLAVGTSLVFDIKTGLVTAIAIGIQDFPEGVVVSLPLAALQRKKLRPILMGALSGVAEWVMVLVGAFFFSIFHGLLPYGLGLAGGAMLYVTVKEMIPEIYKNEKNELIVTAGFFLGFYVMLFLDSMLG, from the coding sequence GTGTTGGAGAACTTCATCACATCTATTAGTGATTACCTTTTAGTTCTCTCCAAAGGGAACATTATGATGGTAGCTTTTTATGCTGGCTTTTTTGTGGCTCTAATGACGACTCTTGGCTCTCTGCTTGCGGTATTCTCTAATAAGATGCCCTATTGGGGCGTGGACTTTAGCTTATCCTTTGCTGCGGGTGTTATGATTGTTGCAAGCTTTGCGAGCCTTATATTGCCGGGAATTGAATATTCTGGGCGTTTCTTATCCGTAGGAATAGGGATTTTGCTTGGTGTAGCCCTCATATATGCCATTGATAAATTTGTACCCCACGAGCATCTGGTTAGAGGATACGAGGGACCAGAAGAGCTAAGGGATAAGCTTAGAGTTGTCTGGTTAATAGTTCTGGCAGTCATAATACACAATCTCCCCGAAGGCCTGGCTGTTGGAACTTCCCTTGTCTTTGATATCAAAACCGGTCTTGTAACGGCGATAGCTATAGGAATACAGGACTTCCCTGAAGGGGTCGTCGTTTCCTTGCCGCTCGCCGCACTCCAAAGGAAGAAACTTCGCCCCATACTTATGGGCGCTTTAAGCGGAGTTGCGGAGTGGGTTATGGTTCTTGTGGGGGCGTTCTTCTTCTCCATATTCCATGGCTTACTGCCTTACGGCCTTGGACTGGCTGGAGGTGCCATGCTCTACGTGACAGTAAAGGAAATGATTCCAGAAATATACAAAAACGAAAAGAACGAGCTCATTGTAACTGCAGGTTTCTTTCTGGGCTTTTATGTGATGCTCTTCCTCGACTCGATGCTCGGATAG
- a CDS encoding ferritin family protein produces MLAKYPFELPKDRPLSKREIAQALRWAIEAELDAINFYEQLAEVIEDERIKHIFYDVANEEKEHFGEFLAALFEVDKELTKYMKEGFEEVEEETGIKVEL; encoded by the coding sequence ATGTTAGCGAAATATCCGTTTGAACTTCCAAAAGATAGGCCCCTCTCAAAGAGGGAAATAGCTCAGGCCCTCCGCTGGGCGATTGAAGCTGAACTCGATGCGATAAACTTCTATGAGCAACTGGCTGAAGTTATAGAGGACGAGAGAATAAAGCACATCTTTTACGATGTTGCCAACGAGGAGAAAGAGCACTTTGGAGAGTTTCTGGCGGCCCTCTTTGAGGTCGATAAGGAGCTCACAAAGTACATGAAGGAGGGCTTTGAAGAAGTTGAAGAAGAGACAGGAATAAAGGTCGAACTCTGA
- a CDS encoding ferritin family protein gives MKEVNALALALEVEKAELRFYIEMAKKAKDERAKSMFLFLAREEAEHWDVFEKKLVEKLLQKPEAPQVNKELLEKLTPKYEGEISEVKAVELGMEQEKLTWEFYEKATEEAEDENLRKIFEELAKVEKSHYELLKAQYDSVMKTGIWMDYQDFSLEVN, from the coding sequence ATGAAGGAAGTTAATGCACTTGCACTGGCTTTGGAAGTTGAAAAAGCAGAGCTCAGGTTTTACATTGAGATGGCCAAAAAGGCAAAGGATGAAAGGGCAAAGAGTATGTTCCTCTTTTTGGCCAGAGAAGAAGCAGAACACTGGGACGTTTTTGAAAAGAAGCTCGTGGAAAAACTTCTACAAAAACCGGAAGCTCCACAGGTCAACAAAGAGCTTTTAGAAAAACTTACTCCAAAATATGAAGGCGAGATAAGTGAAGTTAAAGCCGTGGAATTGGGAATGGAGCAAGAAAAGCTCACATGGGAGTTTTATGAAAAAGCAACAGAAGAAGCGGAAGATGAAAACCTCAGAAAAATCTTTGAGGAGCTGGCAAAGGTAGAAAAGAGCCACTACGAGTTACTCAAGGCCCAATATGACTCTGTGATGAAAACAGGGATATGGATGGACTACCAAGATTTCAGTCTTGAGGTTAACTGA
- a CDS encoding GNAT family N-acetyltransferase has product MEIVKVENPPSLKEELLRFVFKVYQGTNGAYPALEWVENKPSTDDFEGFKRVYEPFLEFRLIKEFDELYVLRNEDEEIIGTVALVYNLEGKEAWWVPEKIKNEKTGLIEFFMVDPAYRGKGYGSMLLEFAIRRLKELGKEPYVITFPELEAYPYYLRKGFIKVMDYKEFVVLKKSSKNW; this is encoded by the coding sequence ATGGAAATTGTAAAAGTTGAGAATCCCCCTTCCTTGAAAGAAGAGCTTCTTAGATTCGTCTTCAAGGTATATCAGGGAACTAATGGTGCCTATCCAGCGCTGGAGTGGGTAGAGAATAAACCATCAACGGACGATTTTGAGGGATTTAAAAGGGTTTATGAGCCTTTCCTTGAGTTCAGGCTAATTAAGGAATTCGACGAGCTTTATGTCCTTAGAAACGAGGATGAAGAAATAATCGGAACCGTAGCACTGGTCTACAACCTCGAAGGCAAGGAAGCATGGTGGGTGCCTGAAAAGATTAAAAACGAAAAGACGGGCCTCATTGAGTTTTTCATGGTTGATCCAGCTTATAGGGGCAAAGGCTACGGTTCAATGCTCTTGGAGTTTGCCATTCGGCGCCTTAAGGAGCTCGGAAAGGAGCCGTATGTAATAACCTTCCCTGAGCTTGAGGCATATCCCTACTACCTTAGAAAGGGATTTATCAAGGTAATGGACTACAAGGAATTTGTGGTGTTAAAGAAAAGTAGTAAAAATTGGTAA
- a CDS encoding VIT1/CCC1 transporter family protein encodes MEDMLKLAGQFYEDEYKDFVLYGYLSRIERDLKLRDEFLRLSHIESNHAKFWYDFLTKRGKKPKKVKIGRLSFFFVKVLRKLLGPGTVVSLLEMGENSAIQKYFNFLTKYKLSNEEKEKISRIILDELEHERFFYESKRRFHVENIRDFVLGMNDGLVELLGAVTGLSAVYVHNPKIVGISGLIVGVAGALSMGIGAFISVRSQRQVKESVKQRMEVLFRVSPERAKEELIDRLLESGMPEDVAREVAEKLSSNENAMISLLVQEENENELRSALYTGLAYLMGIIFPVLPYFIASSSLVALPFSILLAGTALAVVASVISILSGISIRKKVLEMTSTGLGAAFLSYLFGRLIESLFHISAL; translated from the coding sequence ATGGAAGATATGCTGAAATTAGCGGGTCAATTTTACGAGGATGAATACAAGGACTTCGTTCTTTATGGGTATCTGAGCAGGATTGAAAGAGACCTCAAACTGAGGGATGAATTTTTGAGGTTATCACATATCGAATCTAATCATGCGAAGTTCTGGTATGATTTTTTGACTAAAAGGGGTAAAAAGCCGAAAAAAGTAAAAATAGGTAGGCTAAGCTTCTTTTTCGTGAAAGTGCTTAGAAAGCTTTTAGGGCCGGGAACCGTTGTATCTTTACTCGAAATGGGAGAAAACTCGGCGATTCAGAAGTATTTTAACTTTTTAACAAAATACAAGCTTAGCAATGAAGAGAAAGAAAAGATTTCGAGAATAATTCTTGATGAGCTTGAACATGAGCGCTTTTTCTATGAAAGCAAGAGGCGCTTCCACGTGGAAAACATAAGGGACTTTGTTCTCGGAATGAATGATGGTCTTGTAGAGCTCTTGGGAGCTGTTACTGGGCTTTCAGCAGTTTACGTTCATAATCCAAAGATAGTGGGGATTAGTGGATTGATAGTTGGAGTAGCAGGGGCGCTTTCTATGGGAATAGGTGCTTTTATCTCTGTTAGATCCCAAAGACAGGTAAAGGAAAGCGTAAAACAAAGAATGGAGGTACTTTTTAGAGTCTCTCCGGAGAGGGCGAAGGAAGAGCTTATTGACAGGCTCTTGGAAAGCGGTATGCCGGAGGATGTTGCAAGAGAAGTTGCAGAAAAGCTTTCTTCCAATGAAAATGCAATGATAAGTCTTCTTGTGCAAGAAGAAAATGAGAATGAACTTCGTTCGGCTCTCTATACTGGTCTGGCTTATTTAATGGGAATAATATTTCCCGTATTGCCATATTTCATTGCTTCCTCTTCACTGGTGGCGTTACCTTTCTCGATCCTTCTAGCTGGAACTGCTCTGGCAGTAGTTGCGAGTGTCATCTCAATACTTTCGGGAATATCAATAAGAAAGAAAGTCCTTGAAATGACTTCCACTGGACTTGGAGCGGCTTTCCTAAGCTATCTTTTCGGAAGGTTAATAGAGAGTCTCTTCCATATATCAGCTCTCTAA
- a CDS encoding ABC transporter ATP-binding protein: MKVLKVKNLNFGYNGSQILHNVSLEVERGELVAILGPNGAGKSTLMKCLAGVFKCKRVEVFGKPINEYSREELAKIIGYVPQAIVPGFMRVFDTVLLGRRPYMGLRPSKKDIEAVKATLKMLKIDHLAMKPLNRLSGGELQKVNIARALAQEPEILLMDEPTNNLDLRSQVEVMKIAREFADSGKTAVIIMHDVNLALRFADRFVFMKGGKIIKDGGRDVLTPELFEEVYGVRSVIAEVQGAPVVILDLES, encoded by the coding sequence ATGAAGGTTCTGAAGGTTAAAAACCTGAACTTTGGCTATAACGGCTCACAGATACTGCACAACGTCTCCCTGGAGGTGGAGAGGGGGGAGCTGGTGGCGATACTGGGGCCAAACGGCGCCGGAAAGAGCACCCTCATGAAGTGCCTCGCCGGAGTTTTCAAGTGCAAGAGGGTAGAGGTTTTTGGAAAGCCCATAAACGAGTACTCTCGCGAAGAACTCGCGAAGATCATAGGTTACGTGCCGCAGGCCATTGTCCCTGGCTTCATGAGGGTATTTGACACTGTGCTCCTGGGCAGGAGGCCCTATATGGGGTTGAGGCCTTCAAAAAAGGACATTGAGGCCGTTAAAGCCACTTTAAAAATGCTGAAAATTGATCACCTAGCTATGAAGCCCTTAAACAGGCTCAGCGGAGGAGAACTGCAGAAGGTAAACATAGCCAGGGCGCTCGCACAGGAACCCGAGATACTTTTAATGGACGAGCCAACCAACAACCTTGACCTGAGGAGCCAGGTAGAAGTGATGAAAATAGCGAGAGAGTTCGCAGACTCAGGTAAAACGGCTGTGATTATAATGCACGACGTCAACCTGGCACTGCGCTTCGCAGATAGGTTTGTCTTTATGAAGGGTGGCAAGATAATAAAAGACGGCGGCAGAGACGTCCTTACTCCGGAACTTTTTGAGGAAGTCTATGGAGTCCGGAGCGTTATCGCGGAAGTCCAGGGCGCCCCTGTTGTGATTCTGGACTTAGAGAGCTGA
- a CDS encoding FecCD family ABC transporter permease yields MEYERYVATRIAVGISLLILIFLVSVFSISHGGYSLSMEEVFRALAGRGDDRAHIVIWNIRLPRVLAGILVGASLAISGAVMQGFLRNPLASPFTMGVSHGAMFGASIAILLGAGYSESSGRIVVDNPYAVVLFAFLGAMSVATTILLLAGLKGLSPEAIILSGIAMSSLFTALTTLVQYFADELQLAAMVYWSFGDLGRATWREDLILGASFAVVFAYFVMKRWDLNASALGDEVAKSVGVEVERTRIISTFLATFLTAVSVSFVGVIGFVGLVAPHAVRLLFGGDYRFLMPLSALMGALLLLTADTVARLLFSPTVLPVGVVTSFLGAPMFIYLLVRMEGGE; encoded by the coding sequence ATGGAGTACGAACGGTACGTTGCAACTAGGATTGCAGTGGGAATCTCTCTCCTAATCCTTATATTTTTGGTTAGCGTGTTCTCTATCTCCCACGGCGGTTATTCCCTTTCGATGGAAGAGGTCTTCCGGGCACTGGCAGGTAGAGGCGACGACAGGGCCCACATAGTAATCTGGAACATCCGCCTCCCAAGGGTGCTTGCCGGAATCCTCGTGGGTGCCTCGCTAGCAATCTCCGGAGCCGTTATGCAGGGATTTCTTAGGAACCCCCTCGCGAGCCCGTTCACGATGGGAGTCTCCCACGGGGCTATGTTCGGGGCCTCGATTGCCATCCTGCTCGGGGCAGGCTATTCCGAGAGCTCCGGGAGAATCGTCGTGGACAACCCCTATGCGGTTGTGCTGTTCGCGTTCCTCGGGGCAATGAGCGTCGCAACTACTATCCTGCTCCTGGCGGGGCTGAAGGGACTGAGCCCTGAAGCAATAATCCTCTCCGGAATCGCGATGAGCTCACTTTTCACGGCCTTAACCACCCTCGTGCAGTACTTTGCAGACGAGCTCCAGCTCGCCGCGATGGTCTACTGGAGCTTTGGAGACCTCGGAAGGGCGACTTGGAGGGAAGACCTCATCCTCGGGGCAAGCTTTGCGGTGGTTTTTGCTTACTTTGTTATGAAAAGGTGGGATCTGAACGCCTCGGCCCTTGGGGACGAGGTCGCAAAATCCGTCGGCGTCGAGGTTGAGAGGACGAGGATAATTTCGACGTTTCTGGCGACGTTTTTGACGGCCGTGAGTGTCTCCTTTGTTGGGGTTATTGGTTTTGTGGGACTTGTGGCGCCCCACGCAGTCAGGCTGCTCTTTGGTGGCGACTACAGGTTTCTAATGCCCCTCTCCGCCTTGATGGGTGCCCTCCTGCTCCTTACCGCGGACACAGTTGCGAGGCTTCTCTTTTCACCGACGGTCCTGCCGGTTGGCGTCGTGACGTCGTTTCTAGGGGCTCCGATGTTCATCTACCTGCTGGTGCGCATGGAGGGAGGAGAATGA
- a CDS encoding iron ABC transporter substrate-binding protein → MKKVLSLVVLLVLVSGCLQGQTTEKATMVVKDLAGREVAVPENVERVVAAGPGALRIIVYLNATDMVVGVEDFEKQHSGGRPYIIAHPELKELPSIGPGGPGKLPDLEALIELKPDVIFMTYVDAKTAQDIQEKTGIPVVVLSYGELTSFEDEKLFESLELAGKILKKEARAREVINFIRSAQEDLLKRTENAESPSVYVGGLGYRGAHGIESTKAKYPPFVVLHAKNVADELGEGHKFIDKEKLLEWDPDYIFIDEGGLKLVLDDYRKNPGFYESLKAVRNGNVYGVLPYNYYSTNIGTAMADAYFIGKVLYPERFEDVDPVQKANEIYEFLVGRPVYEELAEQFGGFKEIDLSTEEAENSLPTSP, encoded by the coding sequence ATGAAGAAAGTCCTCTCGCTCGTGGTCTTACTTGTCCTCGTGTCCGGCTGTCTGCAGGGTCAGACCACGGAGAAAGCTACGATGGTCGTGAAAGACCTCGCCGGCAGGGAAGTGGCCGTTCCAGAAAACGTCGAGAGGGTGGTAGCGGCCGGCCCCGGCGCCCTGAGGATTATCGTGTACCTAAACGCAACGGACATGGTGGTGGGGGTTGAGGACTTTGAAAAGCAACATTCGGGGGGCAGACCCTACATTATAGCCCACCCCGAGCTCAAGGAGCTTCCAAGCATTGGCCCCGGCGGGCCTGGAAAGCTCCCCGACCTTGAGGCGCTGATAGAGCTCAAACCCGACGTCATCTTCATGACTTACGTGGATGCCAAGACTGCCCAGGACATACAGGAGAAAACCGGAATTCCAGTCGTGGTGCTCAGCTATGGGGAGCTGACGAGCTTCGAGGACGAAAAGCTCTTTGAGTCCCTTGAGCTGGCCGGAAAGATTTTGAAAAAGGAAGCCCGGGCGCGGGAGGTTATCAACTTCATAAGGTCGGCTCAGGAGGACCTCCTCAAGAGGACGGAAAATGCCGAGAGCCCAAGCGTCTACGTTGGAGGACTAGGCTACAGGGGAGCCCACGGGATAGAGAGCACAAAGGCGAAGTATCCCCCGTTCGTCGTGCTCCACGCGAAAAACGTCGCCGACGAGCTTGGGGAGGGTCACAAATTCATAGACAAAGAGAAGCTCCTGGAGTGGGACCCGGATTACATCTTCATTGACGAGGGCGGGCTGAAGCTAGTGCTCGACGACTACAGGAAGAACCCCGGGTTCTACGAGTCCCTGAAGGCCGTGAGGAACGGCAACGTTTACGGAGTCCTGCCGTACAACTACTACTCCACAAACATCGGCACGGCGATGGCAGACGCGTACTTCATCGGGAAGGTTCTCTACCCGGAGCGTTTTGAGGACGTTGACCCGGTTCAGAAGGCAAACGAGATATACGAGTTCCTCGTAGGCAGGCCCGTCTACGAAGAACTCGCCGAGCAGTTTGGCGGGTTTAAAGAGATAGACCTCTCCACTGAAGAAGCGGAAAACTCACTGCCGACTTCGCCGTGA
- the tsaA gene encoding tRNA (N6-threonylcarbamoyladenosine(37)-N6)-methyltransferase TrmO, translating into MELNLRPIGVIRSPYKSPSECPRQGRLSGEIFIVEVFPEFEEGLKDIETCTHLIVLYWLDRAKRDVLTAVPPHDGREHGVFATRSPHRPNPIGFAVVELLERKGRKLVVKWLDAVDGTPVIDIKPYSPAMDCVENARIGWFEEVDRK; encoded by the coding sequence GTGGAGCTTAACCTCAGGCCGATTGGAGTGATACGGTCTCCCTACAAGAGTCCTTCGGAGTGTCCCAGACAGGGGAGGCTCTCGGGGGAAATATTCATAGTGGAGGTCTTTCCCGAGTTCGAGGAGGGATTAAAAGACATAGAAACCTGCACGCACCTGATAGTTCTGTACTGGCTTGACCGGGCCAAAAGGGACGTTTTAACCGCCGTCCCGCCGCACGACGGCAGGGAGCACGGGGTTTTTGCGACCCGCTCTCCCCACAGGCCGAACCCGATAGGATTCGCCGTTGTGGAGCTACTGGAACGGAAAGGTAGGAAGCTGGTTGTGAAGTGGCTCGACGCCGTGGATGGGACTCCCGTTATTGACATCAAGCCGTATTCTCCCGCTATGGACTGCGTGGAGAACGCGAGAATTGGATGGTTTGAGGAGGTGGACCGAAAATGA